In the Topomyia yanbarensis strain Yona2022 chromosome 3, ASM3024719v1, whole genome shotgun sequence genome, one interval contains:
- the LOC131687080 gene encoding uncharacterized protein LOC131687080, whose amino-acid sequence MEKKKTNKRQFACLVAFMEKNPEVARGSKFVQSRESVTSLWWTVTDSLNSLGPPTRSVAAWQKVWTDKKLQLKRKLQHNKNELTATGGGPNTLHSFNDLEETIIRLLSLERAVNHDGSVFGIQLPPSATEIDERPACVPCDDDPSEEPNVPGDESTHDNAVHDDAIRKGQPATRVRGRMTNRNYRKVLLEKQTDDLSKMKRHVSDCARYSRKSYDLQGMRFELEKKRLQLDEEKFLFKKQMLLEKQKSKSQQLQCQLQLLQYKKQKLDFEMGRTTTINTDAQDYHDMNQDESDD is encoded by the exons ATGGA GAAGAAAAAGACGAACAAGCGACAGTTTGCTTGCCTTGTAGCCTTCATGGAGAAAAATCCCGAAGTAGCCAGAGGAAGTAAGTTTGTCCAATCACGGGAATCAGTTACTTCTTTATGGTGGACAGTGACGGATTCGCTGAATAGTTTGGGTCCTCCCACTCGTTCCGTTGCAGCATGGCAAAAG GTTTGGACCGACAAAAAGCTGCAACTAAAGCGAAAGCTGCAGCATAACAAGAATGAGTTGACGGCCACTGGAGGTGGGCCAAACACTCTACATTCATTTAACGACCTGGAAGAAACCATCATTCGTCTCCTTTCACTGGAGAGAGCGGTGAACCACGATG GATCTGTTTTTGGAATACAACTACCACCTAGTGCAACTGAAATTGATGAACGCCCAGCATGTGTGCCTTGCGATGATGACCCGAGTGAGGAACCGAATGTCCCGGGCGACGAATCTACGCATGATAATGCAGTCCATGATGATGCGATTAGGAAGGGTCAACCAGCAACGCGCGTCCGTGGACGAATGACTAATCGGAATTACCGTAAAGTGCTGCTTGAAAAGCAGACTGATGATCTGAGTAAGATGAAGCGGCATGTGTCGGACTGCGCTCGATATTCGCGTAAATCGTACGATTTGCAAGGAATGCGATTCGAGCTTGAAAAGAAGCGGTTGCAGCTGGACGAGGAAAAATTTCTTTTCAAAAAGCAGATGCTACTGGAGAAGCAAAAATCTAAAAGCCAGCAGCTACAATGCCAGTTGCAACTGCTTCAGTACAAGAAGCAGAAGCTAGACTTTGAAATGGGACGGACAACAACGATTAATACTGATGCGCAGGATTATCATGACATGAACCAGGATGAAAGTGACGATTAA
- the LOC131693375 gene encoding putative nuclease HARBI1, with product MSVELWFDTDSEDEEEYANLAVDRRRIRDTSNPLDQTEKSFIRLFRVSKEIFKYLLDIIDSKINPVQLSTSVPPTIMLAASLRFFAEGNYQKGVGNDRFIGLAQPTMSKVLQLVLDIIETEVCQVAIQFPSEDREINAIKLGFYAKTGFPGVIGCVDGTHVSIIPPARDKHLFYNRKGFYSLNVMLVCDHNLMIRYLDANHPGSSHDSFVWNGSSLNQLLSQRYENGERNFWLLGDAGYPLTPFLITPFRTGTSTTDRQTRFNEVHSKTRITVERSIGVAKNTFRCLLGARQLYYKPEKATQIINVCVALHNLRIKHRMDYDEPELQDGEGDAELHGMDGNQTDAFRIREEIMNNIL from the exons CGCATTAGAGATACTTCCAATCCGTTGGATCAAACTGAAAAATC ttttattcgtTTGTTCAGGGTATCCaaggagatttttaaatacCTGCTGGATATAATCGATTCGAAAATCAATCCAGTACAACTATCTACATCAGTTCCTCCGACGATCATGCTGGCAGCTTCCTTGAGATTTTTCGCGGAAGGCAACTACCAGAAAGGCGTAGGAAATGATAGATTTATCGGATTGGCGCAACCAACGATGTCAAAGGTGTTGCAGCTCGTTTTGGACATTATTGAAACTGAAGTCTGCCAAGTTGCAATTCAGTTTCCATCCGAAGACCGCGAAATAAATGCGATTAAACTTGGTTTCTACGCTAAAACTGGATTTCCAGGAGTAATCGGATGCGTAGATGGAACTCACGTAAGCATCATACCTCCAGCTCGCGACAAGCACCTGTTTTACAATCGTAAAGGATTTTACAGTCTAAACGTTATGTTG GTTTGTGACCATAACTTAATGATTCGGTATCTCGATGCGAATCACCCAGGCTCCTCCCACGATTCATTTGTATGGAATGGTAGTTCGCTGAATCAGTTACTATCACAGAGATACGAAAACGGGGAGAGGAACTTCTGGTTACTAG GTGATGCCGGCTACCCTTTGACGCCATTTCTTATTACCCCCTTTCGTACGGGTACAAGTACCACTGATCGACAGACGAGGTTCAATGAAGTGCATTCCAAAACTCGCATCACAGTGGAAAGATCGATTGGAGTGGCTAAGAATACTTTTCGATGCTTATTAGGAGCAAGACAGCTATATTATAAGCCTGAAAAAGCCACGCAAATAATAAATGTGTGTGTTGCTCTACACAACCTTCGCATAAAGCATAGAATGGATTATGACGagccggaattacaggatggaGAAGGGGACGCAGAATTACATGGTATGGATGGAAATCAAACTGATGCGTTTAGGATAAGAGAAGAAAtcatgaacaatattttatga